One region of Brachybacterium saurashtrense genomic DNA includes:
- the argB gene encoding acetylglutamate kinase: MSPDQTAPTPEGAPPAETPRVGKNPLAQLDAARTEAREKSGVLIEAMPWMQRFRGRIVVVKYGGNAMVDDELRRGFAADIVFMRLAGIHVVVVHGGGPQINAMLERVGKESTFRGGLRVTDAETMDIARMVLVGQVGRELVGLINQHGPFAIGMSGEDARLFTATRRGTVVDGEDVDLGHVGAVSSVNIESISDLLEGGRIPVISSIAPEVDAAGTPTGDVLNINADLAAAALAEGLDAEKLVMLTDVEGLYRDWPDRASLIPEISASELRAMLPSLTSGMIPKAEALLGAVDAGVRTAAMIDGRIEHAVLLEVFTTKGVGTMVRRDDYV, translated from the coding sequence ATGAGCCCTGACCAGACCGCCCCGACCCCCGAGGGCGCCCCGCCGGCCGAGACCCCGCGCGTGGGCAAGAACCCGCTCGCGCAGCTCGACGCGGCCCGCACCGAGGCGCGCGAGAAGTCCGGTGTGCTCATCGAGGCGATGCCGTGGATGCAGCGCTTCCGCGGCAGGATCGTGGTGGTGAAGTACGGCGGCAACGCGATGGTCGACGACGAGCTGCGCCGCGGCTTCGCGGCCGACATCGTGTTCATGCGCCTGGCCGGCATCCATGTGGTCGTGGTGCACGGCGGCGGGCCGCAGATCAACGCGATGCTCGAGCGGGTGGGCAAGGAGTCCACCTTCCGCGGCGGGCTGCGCGTCACCGACGCCGAGACGATGGACATCGCCCGCATGGTCCTGGTGGGCCAGGTGGGTCGCGAGCTGGTGGGGCTGATCAACCAGCACGGGCCCTTCGCCATCGGGATGTCCGGGGAGGACGCGCGCCTGTTCACCGCCACCCGCCGCGGCACCGTGGTGGACGGCGAGGACGTGGACCTCGGGCACGTGGGCGCGGTCTCCTCGGTGAACATCGAGTCGATCAGCGACCTGCTCGAGGGAGGGCGGATCCCGGTGATCTCCTCGATCGCCCCCGAGGTGGACGCCGCCGGCACCCCCACCGGGGACGTGCTGAACATCAACGCGGATCTCGCCGCCGCCGCCCTCGCCGAGGGCCTGGACGCGGAGAAGCTGGTGATGCTCACCGACGTGGAGGGCCTGTACCGCGACTGGCCGGATCGCGCCTCGCTGATCCCCGAGATCTCCGCGAGCGAGCTGCGCGCCATGCTCCCGAGCCTCACCTCCGGGATGATCCCCAAGGCCGAGGCGCTGCTGGGCGCGGTGGACGCCGGGGTGCGCACCGCCGCGATGATCGACGGACGCATCGAGCACGCCGTGCTGCTGGAGGTGTTCACCACCAAGGGTGTGGGCACGATGGTGAGGAGGGACGACTATGTCTGA
- the argJ gene encoding bifunctional glutamate N-acetyltransferase/amino-acid acetyltransferase ArgJ yields MSITRPRGFRAVGLAAGLKASGAPDLAVVLNDGPRDTAAAVFTANRVQAAPVLWSRQAVADGRARAVILNSGGANACTGPEGFADTHRTAEHLAAELAVDAQDVLVCSTGLIGERLPMEPLLAGATAAVAGLDAGTQADESAARAIMTTDTVPKTAEATTASGVVVGGIAKGAGMLAPQLATMLVVLTTDADVDAATAEAALRAATATTFDRVDSDACMSTNDTVLLLASGASGIAPSLEELTEAVRVVSADLARQLVADAEGASHDVHVVVRAASTEQAALAVAREIARSNLVKAAVFGNDPNWGRIVAAAGCVPEAIAPFDVAELSVHVNGVEVCRGGGAHRDRSEVDMTPRETLIEVDLGAGTATGDIWTNDLTHDYVEENSAYSS; encoded by the coding sequence GTGTCGATCACCCGCCCCCGTGGCTTCCGCGCCGTCGGCCTCGCCGCCGGTCTCAAGGCCAGCGGCGCCCCGGACCTCGCCGTCGTCCTCAACGACGGCCCCCGCGACACCGCCGCCGCCGTGTTCACCGCCAACCGCGTCCAGGCCGCCCCCGTGCTCTGGTCGCGCCAGGCCGTGGCCGACGGCCGCGCCCGCGCCGTGATCCTCAACTCCGGCGGCGCCAACGCCTGCACCGGCCCCGAGGGCTTCGCCGACACCCACCGCACGGCCGAGCACCTCGCCGCGGAGCTCGCCGTGGACGCCCAGGACGTGCTGGTGTGCTCCACCGGACTGATCGGGGAGCGGCTGCCGATGGAGCCGCTGCTGGCCGGCGCCACCGCCGCCGTCGCCGGGCTCGACGCCGGAACGCAGGCCGACGAGTCCGCCGCCCGCGCGATCATGACCACCGACACGGTGCCCAAGACCGCCGAGGCCACCACCGCCTCCGGCGTGGTGGTGGGCGGGATCGCCAAGGGCGCCGGGATGCTCGCCCCGCAGCTCGCGACCATGCTGGTGGTGCTCACCACCGATGCCGACGTCGACGCCGCCACGGCGGAGGCCGCGCTGCGCGCCGCGACCGCCACCACCTTCGACCGGGTGGACTCCGACGCCTGCATGTCCACCAACGACACGGTGCTGCTGCTCGCCTCCGGCGCCTCCGGGATCGCGCCCTCGCTCGAGGAGCTCACCGAGGCGGTGCGCGTCGTCAGCGCGGACCTCGCCCGCCAGCTCGTCGCCGACGCCGAGGGCGCCAGCCACGACGTGCACGTGGTGGTCCGCGCCGCGAGCACGGAGCAGGCCGCGCTCGCCGTGGCCCGGGAGATCGCCCGCTCCAACCTGGTCAAGGCCGCCGTGTTCGGCAACGACCCCAACTGGGGCCGGATCGTCGCGGCCGCCGGCTGCGTGCCCGAGGCGATCGCCCCGTTCGACGTCGCTGAACTCTCCGTGCACGTCAACGGCGTGGAGGTGTGCCGCGGCGGCGGTGCCCACCGCGACCGCTCCGAGGTGGACATGACCCCGCGCGAGACCCTCATCGAGGTGGACCTCGGCGCCGGCACCGCCACCGGGGACATCTGGACCAACGACCTCACCCACGACTACGTCGAAGAGAACAGCGCCTACTCCTCATGA
- the argC gene encoding N-acetyl-gamma-glutamyl-phosphate reductase, which produces MTSASTASPARTMSDPASRRPRVAVVGASGYAGGETLRLLAGHPGVEVATVTAHSSAGRPLSEVAPHIDLGHDPVLQETSVETLRGHDVVVLALPHGQSGAIAAALRAEDPSVLVLDLGADHRLESAQDWEDYYRSEHSGTWTYGMPELPLADGTRQRDLLRDAHEIAVPGCNATAVSLALAPVVRAGLVDPAALNAVLPVGYSGAGRAAKQHLLFSEAAGSASPYAVGGTHRHVPEVLQNLRRATGTDGQRLTFTPVLVPMSRGILAVCTARVAEGTTTGDLLDALQRDYAEEHFVTVLPEGAFPTTGEVTGANTLRIGAAVDRRSGQATVISALDNLVKGTAGAALQSLNLALGLPETTGLTRTALAP; this is translated from the coding sequence ATGACGTCCGCGAGCACTGCATCCCCGGCCCGCACCATGTCTGATCCTGCGTCGCGCCGCCCCCGCGTCGCGGTGGTCGGCGCCTCCGGCTACGCCGGCGGCGAGACGCTCCGCCTGCTCGCCGGGCATCCCGGGGTGGAGGTCGCGACCGTCACCGCGCACTCCAGCGCCGGCAGGCCTCTCAGCGAGGTCGCCCCGCACATCGACCTCGGCCACGACCCCGTGCTGCAGGAGACGAGCGTCGAGACCCTCCGCGGGCACGACGTGGTGGTGCTCGCGCTGCCCCACGGCCAGTCCGGCGCGATCGCCGCCGCCCTGCGCGCCGAGGATCCGAGCGTGCTCGTGCTCGACCTCGGCGCCGATCATCGGCTCGAGTCCGCGCAGGACTGGGAGGACTACTACCGCAGCGAGCACTCCGGCACCTGGACCTACGGCATGCCCGAGCTGCCGCTCGCCGACGGCACCCGGCAGCGGGACCTCCTGCGCGACGCCCACGAGATCGCCGTGCCCGGCTGCAACGCCACCGCCGTCTCCCTGGCCCTCGCGCCGGTGGTGCGCGCCGGCTTGGTGGACCCGGCCGCGCTGAACGCCGTGCTCCCCGTCGGCTACTCCGGCGCGGGGCGCGCCGCCAAGCAGCATCTGCTGTTCAGCGAGGCCGCCGGCAGCGCGTCCCCGTACGCCGTGGGCGGCACCCACCGCCACGTGCCCGAGGTGCTCCAGAACCTCCGCCGCGCCACCGGCACGGACGGCCAGCGCCTCACCTTCACCCCGGTGTTGGTGCCGATGAGCCGCGGCATCCTCGCCGTGTGCACCGCCCGCGTGGCGGAGGGCACCACCACCGGCGACCTGCTCGACGCCCTGCAGCGCGACTACGCCGAGGAGCACTTCGTCACCGTCCTGCCCGAGGGAGCGTTCCCCACCACCGGCGAGGTGACCGGGGCGAACACGCTGCGCATCGGTGCCGCCGTGGATCGACGCAGCGGCCAGGCCACCGTGATCTCCGCTCTCGACAACCTCGTCAAGGGCACCGCCGGGGCGGCGCTGCAGTCGCTGAACCTGGCGCTGGGTCTGCCGGAGACCACCGGGCTCACCCGCACCGCGCTCGCCCCCTGA
- a CDS encoding endo-beta-N-acetylglucosaminidase H, producing the protein MTTVSRRTLIAGLGGIAAGGVAASAVAGPAAAEPARRGDRIASIAYIEVNDTSILNVGDYLLEDGSAAYDIAIIFAANINYDGERAYLHCNENVQHVLDNVDTYVRPLQEKGIKVLLSVLGNHQGAGFANFPDAAAADAFALEVSTLVRRYGLDGVDLDDEWAKYGENGTAQPNEHSFVHLLQSLRKRLPNRLLTFYVIGPSAEHLELDGVRAGDLLDYAWNPYYGSFRYYDVPGLPRERYGAAAVDLSAAWATPEIVRSLAERTVEEGCGAYVTYQLQDGDQTELVSAFTEPLYGSAAQRR; encoded by the coding sequence ATGACCACCGTCTCCCGCAGGACCCTTATCGCCGGCCTCGGCGGCATCGCCGCCGGTGGCGTCGCCGCGAGCGCGGTCGCCGGCCCCGCCGCCGCCGAACCCGCGCGACGCGGCGACCGCATCGCCTCGATCGCCTACATCGAGGTCAACGACACCTCGATCCTCAATGTCGGGGACTACCTCCTCGAGGACGGCTCCGCGGCCTACGACATCGCGATCATCTTCGCCGCGAACATCAACTACGACGGCGAGCGGGCCTACCTGCACTGCAACGAGAACGTGCAGCACGTGCTCGACAACGTGGACACCTACGTTCGCCCGCTGCAGGAGAAGGGCATCAAGGTGCTCCTCTCCGTGCTCGGCAACCACCAGGGCGCCGGGTTCGCGAACTTCCCCGACGCCGCCGCGGCGGACGCCTTCGCCCTCGAGGTCTCCACCCTCGTGCGCCGCTACGGCCTGGACGGTGTGGACCTCGACGACGAATGGGCGAAGTACGGCGAGAACGGCACGGCGCAGCCCAACGAGCACTCCTTCGTGCACCTCCTGCAGTCCCTGCGCAAGCGCCTGCCCAACCGGCTGCTCACTTTCTACGTGATCGGCCCCTCGGCCGAGCACCTCGAGCTCGACGGAGTGCGCGCGGGCGATCTGCTCGACTACGCGTGGAACCCCTACTACGGCAGCTTCCGCTACTACGACGTGCCCGGCCTGCCGCGCGAGCGGTACGGGGCGGCGGCCGTCGATCTCAGCGCCGCCTGGGCCACGCCGGAGATCGTGCGCTCCCTGGCCGAGCGCACCGTGGAGGAGGGGTGCGGCGCCTATGTGACGTACCAGCTCCAGGACGGTGACCAGACCGAGCTGGTCTCCGCCTTCACCGAGCCGCTCTACGGCAGCGCCGCGCAGCGGCGCTGA
- the pheT gene encoding phenylalanine--tRNA ligase subunit beta: protein MPRIPLTWLGEHVELPSTASALEVATDLSRLGLEEEAIFGAQVTGPLVVGRVLELVKEPQKNGKTINWVRVDVGPEHNEDADDPKDPQPGEERPSRGIICGAHNFVEGDLVVVSLPGTVLPGDFAIAARKTYGHTSDGMICSGEELGLGPDPEGEDGIIVLGRGHATGLAAEPGDDAIALLGLADEVVEINVTPDRGYCFSMRGVAREYSHATGAAYTDPAATVETTAQAGGEVGVRLEDEAGCRRFVALGVTGVDPAAQTPRWMARRLTLAGMRPISLIVDVTNYVMLDLGQPLHAYDAAKLEGPITVRRARTGETLTTLDDVTRTLDPADLLITDAGGAGDRVLGLAGVMGGEDTEVSGTTTDIVLEAATFDPVTVARTARRHRLPSEASKRFERGVDPQLPLIAAHRAAQLIVEHGGGQVSAHVTDEGSVTAPAPVVIGLRDAERVVGIAYTDAQVIDSLEAIGCTVEREGEDALRVTPPSWRPDLTIREDLVEEIARLVGYAEIPSELPTAPGGRGLTVAQRARRAARRALAEAGLTEVNSAPFVAPSIHDALRYETGDARRDAVRVLNPLAEDEPLLRTALLQSLLPVAKRNLGRGEESVAIFQRGSVFLASEAAMAAPVPAPAERPSEAELAEIEAALPAQTTALAAVLGGASGPDSWQGDPGPWGWADAFEMARRAAAAVGAALEVRQIERAPFHPGRAGELRVLAADGESIVVGAAGELHPSVLKEFSLPARTAAFELDLEAVIAAAPAVVRAEPVPTYPPAKEDFAFVVEDSVPASAVEAAILVGAGDLAESVHLFDVFTGEQIGEGKKSLAYAVKLRSPEATLTAEQIGATRTGIIAAVESAVGGVLRA from the coding sequence ATGCCGCGCATTCCCCTGACCTGGCTCGGCGAGCACGTCGAGCTGCCCTCGACCGCGAGCGCGCTCGAGGTTGCCACCGATCTCTCCCGCCTCGGGCTCGAGGAGGAGGCGATCTTCGGCGCGCAGGTGACCGGCCCGCTGGTCGTCGGCCGCGTGCTCGAGCTCGTGAAGGAGCCGCAGAAGAACGGCAAGACCATCAACTGGGTGCGCGTGGACGTCGGCCCCGAGCACAACGAGGATGCCGACGACCCGAAGGATCCGCAGCCCGGCGAGGAGCGCCCCAGCCGCGGCATCATCTGCGGCGCGCACAACTTCGTCGAGGGGGACCTCGTGGTCGTCTCCCTGCCCGGCACCGTGCTGCCCGGCGACTTCGCGATCGCCGCGCGGAAGACCTACGGCCACACCTCCGACGGCATGATCTGCTCCGGCGAGGAGCTGGGCCTGGGCCCGGACCCCGAGGGCGAGGACGGCATCATCGTGCTGGGCCGCGGCCACGCGACGGGCCTGGCCGCCGAGCCCGGCGATGACGCGATCGCGCTGCTGGGCCTGGCGGACGAGGTCGTCGAGATCAACGTGACCCCGGACCGCGGCTACTGCTTCTCCATGCGGGGCGTGGCACGCGAGTACTCCCACGCGACCGGCGCCGCCTACACCGATCCGGCCGCCACCGTCGAGACCACGGCGCAGGCCGGTGGCGAGGTCGGGGTGCGCCTCGAGGACGAGGCCGGCTGCCGCCGCTTCGTCGCCCTCGGCGTCACCGGTGTGGACCCCGCCGCGCAGACCCCGCGCTGGATGGCGCGCCGCCTCACGCTCGCCGGGATGCGCCCGATCTCGCTGATCGTCGACGTCACCAACTACGTGATGCTCGACCTCGGCCAGCCGCTGCACGCCTACGACGCCGCGAAGCTCGAAGGCCCCATCACCGTGCGCCGCGCCCGCACGGGCGAGACGCTCACCACCCTCGACGACGTCACCCGGACGCTCGATCCCGCGGATCTGCTCATCACCGACGCCGGCGGCGCGGGCGATCGCGTGCTCGGCCTCGCCGGCGTCATGGGCGGCGAGGACACGGAGGTCTCCGGGACCACGACCGACATCGTGCTCGAGGCCGCGACCTTCGACCCCGTCACCGTGGCCCGCACGGCGCGCCGTCACCGCCTGCCCTCCGAGGCGTCCAAGCGCTTCGAGCGCGGCGTGGACCCGCAGCTCCCGCTGATCGCCGCGCACCGCGCCGCCCAGCTGATCGTCGAGCACGGCGGCGGCCAGGTCTCCGCCCACGTCACCGACGAGGGCTCGGTCACCGCACCCGCGCCGGTCGTGATCGGGCTGCGTGATGCGGAGCGGGTCGTCGGCATCGCGTACACCGACGCGCAGGTCATCGACTCCCTCGAGGCGATCGGCTGCACCGTCGAGCGCGAGGGCGAGGACGCTCTGCGCGTCACCCCGCCGTCCTGGCGCCCCGACCTGACGATCCGCGAGGACCTCGTCGAGGAGATCGCGCGCCTGGTCGGCTACGCGGAGATCCCCTCCGAGCTGCCGACGGCGCCCGGCGGGCGCGGGCTCACCGTCGCCCAGCGCGCCCGCCGCGCGGCCCGACGGGCGCTGGCCGAGGCCGGGCTCACCGAGGTGAACTCCGCCCCGTTCGTCGCCCCGTCGATCCATGACGCGCTGCGCTACGAGACCGGCGACGCGCGCCGCGATGCCGTGCGCGTGCTGAACCCGCTCGCCGAGGACGAGCCGCTGCTGCGCACCGCGCTGCTGCAGAGCCTCCTGCCCGTCGCGAAGCGGAACCTGGGCCGCGGCGAGGAGTCCGTGGCGATCTTCCAGCGCGGCTCCGTGTTCCTGGCCTCCGAGGCAGCGATGGCGGCGCCCGTGCCCGCCCCGGCCGAGCGCCCCTCCGAGGCGGAGCTCGCGGAGATCGAGGCCGCGCTGCCCGCGCAGACCACCGCGCTCGCCGCCGTGCTCGGCGGCGCCTCCGGCCCCGACTCGTGGCAGGGTGATCCCGGCCCGTGGGGCTGGGCCGATGCCTTCGAGATGGCACGCCGTGCGGCCGCGGCCGTCGGCGCCGCGCTGGAGGTGCGCCAGATCGAGCGGGCGCCCTTCCACCCCGGCCGCGCCGGGGAGCTGCGCGTCCTCGCGGCCGACGGCGAGAGCATCGTGGTGGGTGCGGCCGGCGAGCTGCACCCCTCCGTGCTCAAGGAGTTCTCGCTCCCGGCGCGCACCGCCGCGTTCGAGCTCGACCTCGAGGCCGTGATCGCCGCGGCCCCGGCCGTGGTCCGCGCCGAGCCGGTGCCGACCTATCCGCCGGCGAAGGAGGACTTCGCCTTCGTGGTCGAGGACTCCGTGCCCGCGAGCGCGGTCGAGGCCGCGATCCTCGTGGGCGCCGGCGATCTCGCGGAGAGCGTCCACCTCTTCGACGTGTTCACCGGCGAGCAGATCGGCGAGGGGAAGAAGTCCCTGGCCTACGCCGTGAAGCTCCGCTCGCCCGAGGCCACCCTCACCGCCGAGCAGATCGGTGCGACCCGCACGGGCATCATCGCCGCGGTGGAGTCCGCCGTGGGCGGCGTGCTGCGGGCCTGA
- a CDS encoding phenylalanine--tRNA ligase subunit alpha, whose product MSETSPAPGASAIDEQAITAAVDAALAAIAAAASTDELKQVRIAHVGDASVLTGANRAIKDLPKEQKAAAGKLVGQGKGRVQKELAARQAELAAAEEEAALAAETVDVTLPADRRPRGAAHPLWTLTERIEDFFVGIGWEIAEGPEAESAWLNFDALNADEDHPSRSLQDTLYLAPEDSGMLLRTQTSPVQIRAMLERGAPLYVACPGTVYRADEMDATHSPMFNQVEGLAIDKGLTMANLVGTLDALAAHLFGGAPITRLRPNHFPFTEPSAEMDFRCFACDARLGLEHDADLECRVCGGTGWIEMGGCGMVHPNVLRAAGVDPEEYQGFAFGLGIERILMLRNGVADMRDMVEGDVRFSQHYGTEI is encoded by the coding sequence GTGTCCGAGACATCACCCGCGCCCGGCGCGTCCGCGATCGACGAGCAGGCGATCACCGCCGCCGTCGACGCCGCCCTCGCCGCGATCGCCGCGGCCGCCTCCACCGACGAGCTCAAGCAGGTGCGCATCGCCCACGTCGGCGATGCGAGCGTGCTCACCGGCGCCAACCGTGCCATCAAGGACCTGCCCAAGGAGCAGAAGGCCGCCGCCGGCAAGCTCGTCGGCCAGGGCAAGGGCCGGGTGCAGAAGGAGCTCGCCGCCCGCCAGGCCGAGCTCGCCGCCGCCGAGGAGGAGGCGGCGCTGGCCGCCGAGACCGTGGACGTCACCCTCCCCGCGGACCGTCGGCCGCGCGGCGCCGCGCACCCGCTGTGGACCCTCACCGAGCGGATCGAGGACTTCTTCGTCGGGATCGGCTGGGAGATCGCCGAGGGCCCCGAGGCCGAGTCCGCCTGGCTGAACTTCGATGCGCTGAACGCGGACGAGGACCACCCCTCCCGTTCCCTGCAGGACACCCTCTACCTCGCGCCCGAGGACTCCGGGATGCTGCTGCGCACCCAGACCTCCCCGGTGCAGATCCGCGCGATGCTCGAGCGCGGCGCGCCCCTGTACGTCGCCTGCCCCGGCACCGTCTACCGGGCCGATGAGATGGACGCGACCCACTCGCCGATGTTCAACCAGGTCGAGGGCCTCGCGATCGACAAGGGCCTCACGATGGCGAACCTCGTGGGGACTCTCGACGCGCTCGCCGCGCACCTCTTCGGCGGCGCGCCGATCACCCGCCTGCGCCCCAACCACTTCCCCTTCACCGAGCCGAGCGCCGAGATGGACTTCCGCTGCTTCGCTTGCGACGCCCGCCTGGGCCTGGAGCACGACGCGGACCTGGAGTGCCGCGTCTGCGGCGGCACCGGCTGGATCGAGATGGGCGGCTGCGGCATGGTCCATCCGAACGTGCTGCGCGCCGCCGGGGTGGACCCCGAGGAGTACCAGGGCTTCGCCTTCGGCCTCGGGATCGAGCGCATCCTCATGCTGCGCAACGGCGTGGCGGACATGCGGGACATGGTGGAGGGCGACGTCCGCTTCTCCCAGCACTACGGGACGGAGATCTGA
- a CDS encoding S-(hydroxymethyl)mycothiol dehydrogenase: MPTTVKGVVALAEKQPAELVDIVIPDPGPHDVVVDIEATGVCHTDLAYRDGGINDEFPFLLGHESAGRVSVIGESVTHVQVGDYVVLNWRAVCGECRACKKGVQQYCFDTHNASQPMTLTDGTALTAALGIGSFAEKTLVHEGQCTKVSEDAPAEVAGLLGCGVMAGIGASLNTGQVQRGESLAVIGLGGVGCAAIAGATLAGATTIIGLDVDEKKLAAAKDLGATHTVHTAGMSPQEVAEKVQELTGGFGADVVVDAVGIPQTYETAFYARDLAGRVVLVGVPRPGVELTLPLLDVFGRGGALKSSWYGDCLPERDFPYLIDLFLQGRLPLDRFVTGRTDLAGTDAALSSLHEGDILRTVVEVAK, translated from the coding sequence ATGCCCACCACCGTGAAGGGCGTCGTCGCCCTCGCCGAGAAGCAGCCCGCCGAGCTGGTCGACATCGTGATCCCCGATCCGGGGCCGCACGACGTCGTCGTCGACATCGAGGCGACCGGTGTGTGCCACACCGACCTCGCCTACCGCGACGGCGGCATCAACGACGAGTTCCCGTTCCTGCTGGGCCACGAATCCGCCGGCCGCGTCTCCGTGATCGGCGAGTCCGTCACCCACGTGCAGGTGGGCGACTACGTGGTGCTGAACTGGCGCGCCGTGTGCGGCGAGTGCCGCGCCTGCAAGAAGGGTGTGCAGCAGTACTGCTTCGACACCCACAACGCCTCGCAGCCCATGACCCTCACCGACGGCACCGCGCTCACCGCCGCCCTCGGCATCGGCTCCTTCGCGGAGAAGACCCTGGTCCACGAGGGCCAGTGCACGAAGGTCTCCGAGGACGCCCCGGCCGAGGTCGCGGGCCTGCTGGGCTGCGGCGTGATGGCCGGCATCGGCGCCTCGCTCAACACCGGCCAGGTGCAGCGCGGCGAGTCCCTCGCCGTGATCGGCCTGGGCGGTGTGGGCTGCGCCGCGATCGCGGGCGCGACGCTCGCCGGTGCCACCACCATCATCGGCCTGGACGTGGACGAGAAGAAGCTCGCCGCCGCGAAGGACCTCGGCGCCACCCACACGGTGCACACCGCGGGGATGTCCCCGCAGGAGGTGGCGGAAAAGGTGCAGGAGCTCACCGGCGGGTTCGGCGCGGACGTGGTCGTGGACGCCGTGGGCATTCCGCAGACCTACGAGACCGCGTTCTACGCCCGCGACCTCGCCGGGCGCGTGGTGCTGGTGGGCGTGCCGCGCCCGGGCGTGGAGCTCACGCTGCCGCTGCTGGACGTGTTCGGCCGCGGCGGGGCGCTGAAGTCCTCCTGGTACGGCGATTGCCTGCCCGAGCGGGACTTCCCCTACCTGATCGACCTGTTCCTGCAGGGCCGCCTGCCGCTGGACCGCTTCGTCACCGGCCGCACCGATCTCGCCGGCACCGACGCGGCGCTGTCCTCGCTGCACGAGGGCGACATCCTGCGCACCGTGGTGGAGGTGGCCAAGTGA
- a CDS encoding MBL fold metallo-hydrolase: MTARLDHAVTSGTFSLDGETHEVENNVWVLGDDEQCVVFDAPHDVEKVEELVGDRECVGILLTHAHDDHVRFAPELSEALEAPILLNPADREVWQLTHGDLPWDDDVADGDMFTIAGVDLEALHTPGHSPGSTCYYSEELGAVFTGDTLFQGGPGATGRSFSSRESIEESVRERLFALPEDTVVHTGHGPDTTIGTEKRAAQGDWL; this comes from the coding sequence GTGACCGCGCGACTGGACCATGCCGTGACCTCCGGCACCTTCTCGCTGGACGGCGAGACCCACGAGGTGGAGAACAACGTGTGGGTGCTGGGCGACGACGAGCAGTGCGTCGTTTTCGACGCCCCGCACGACGTCGAGAAGGTCGAGGAGCTCGTGGGCGACCGCGAGTGCGTGGGCATCCTGCTCACCCACGCGCACGACGACCACGTGCGCTTCGCGCCGGAACTCTCCGAGGCGCTCGAGGCGCCGATCCTGCTCAACCCCGCCGACCGCGAGGTCTGGCAGCTCACCCACGGGGATCTTCCCTGGGACGACGACGTGGCCGACGGGGACATGTTCACGATCGCCGGCGTGGACCTCGAGGCGCTGCACACCCCGGGCCACTCCCCCGGCTCCACCTGCTACTACTCCGAGGAGCTGGGGGCCGTGTTCACCGGCGACACCCTGTTCCAGGGCGGGCCCGGGGCGACTGGACGCTCCTTCTCCTCGCGGGAGAGCATCGAGGAGTCCGTGCGGGAGCGGCTGTTCGCGCTGCCGGAGGACACGGTGGTGCACACCGGCCACGGCCCGGACACCACCATCGGCACCGAGAAGCGGGCGGCGCAGGGCGACTGGCTCTGA